Below is a genomic region from Medicago truncatula cultivar Jemalong A17 chromosome 3, MtrunA17r5.0-ANR, whole genome shotgun sequence.
GTCTACTAGTCATTTTGTATGGAATTGCGACCATCTGGTTCTCTCATTTcaatcatttttctttgtacTTCTTTGTACACAAGAGTCTATAAAATTGATCacttgtgttaaaaaaaaaattatcatttgttgAAGGTGTCCAAGTCTTTTATGCACTAACTACATGTTACATTTATCttgtattaaataaaaaaatgtggtaagctaaaagctaaatattcaaacataaattaattactaTTTATCCAGAaatcctagctcaactgacaaaatgtcgaaattgttaggccgaatGACATGATCGGGGCTCGAACCCCGGTAACTCCACTTGTGTGCGTGAATTTAAAAtgactttgccatttcgtctatctacaaaaaaaaaataaaattaatcttttaaaaattcaCTAAATATCGCAAAGGTGGAGTTATATATATGGTGGGAGTACAAGGAACAACAGGTCAATGCTAAAAAACTAACAAGAGAGAAAGACATCAGTACTGGCGACTCATTATAATGGATCCATCTAGATTCTACTAGAATATGATGACCCacctttaaaatatttaatgcaACTAACTCATCATAATCTTTACATACTTTGACTATTCTATCACATTGGACCTATCTTGGGTCATTACATTCCTTTGTTCCTGCACAAACTCCCTGTCCTCAAGGTGgtacataaataaaatatctaaTGCAACTAAATCATCATAACAACTAACTCATCATAATCTTCACCTATTTTGACTATTCTATCACATTTGAGCATATGTCCGGTCATTACATTTCATTGGTGTTGCACAAACACAATGTCCTTAATGTGGTAATTAAAAGTTCACATAATActcattcttcacaaattcaaTTCCACTCCATTTAGACTTTGATGTTAAATATATTTGGCCTATGACATCTACCCAAAAACCTTAAAACATGCATTAGGCAGTGAGTCTTCTGCGTCATATTCATATAATTGCATTGTTGTTACAACCAACATAACATATCTTGTGACTACACTCTAAGCAAGGTTTTGATACAAGAATCCAACACTAGAATCTACTCTCATCCTCTCACCCCAAGAACTAATACCACATATTGTGAATCCGCAGAGTATTGGGAACGACTGCGAGCCAATTGTCTAGGACCAACAAAAGAGGAAGACATCACATCTCCACCAAAATCTTAAAGCATTAGCACACAAGTCACTTCTCTTATATATCTAACAttcaactcatttatttataGTAGACATGAGAGTAACTATTCACACTTGAACTCAACAATCCATAAtcattttttccaatatattattcTTTACACTTCAAAGGTGGATTTGATCATATAcacccaatatttttttttttgggggtttATATGtaccaaaaactaaaaacactGACACGTATAGCTTAAGCGGGGAAAAGCTTCTGATGGAAGCAATGGTTGTAAAtccatttaattaattattccaaTACTCTAAAATATCAGTAAGATAGACAAATTTGCAACAAACAAACTACTTAAAATTTCCATATATGGTTTGGTCCTAAAATTCCCAAATGAATTGTATACAAAAAATGTGGCATGTGTCTGTGATATAAGAGTGTGTAATAAAGAATTAGTGAAAAGATTACTTACATAAACTAAGAatttcaaagaagaagaaaaagacgAGTAAATTCAGTGGGGTTTCCATACGATGAAACACTATTGTTGGTGACACTAGGAACGGTGCCGGACCACCACCGTCTGACCCCGTCGACAAACCCCTCCGTAATATAGGTACGATCTTCTTTTTTTGATAGTGACCGAAGTTTAAACATggaccttatatatattatgcattgtctctaccaaGCTCACGAGGACAGGTACGATCTTCTTTAATATGGTTCCAAATTAATCAAAAGAGACAAATAAAAAGAGTCTCTCAAATATTAATCAACTTAGAATTTCCTATGCTTGCACCCAGTTGACTTCTTATTGCTTCTTTCACAAGATTGCAccgttttagtttttttttgttttttttttttgcggcaATTATCAATCCTTTTACAAAAAAGAcagatttattttttcttcctccatATATAATACAATGTTTCTGACAATGAGCTATATATTACAAACATGGTTTTAAAACAAATGATAGTGAAATAcaataattttgacaaaaatatgagaCCATATACCCACCATTTATTTATACTccattttttccctaaaaaaaaaatttatactccatttttttttctttttcgagtAAGCCAATAAATTGATCCATATATTTGTAATCCATTCTCAAACTAATCAACTactctattaatatttcaaactaaTCACACTCTTTGTCAAACATTTCTTAATTAGGtctttatccttttttttatttattttaaaggagCCAAAATGCAGCAACTCCCTTGACTTTATGCTTTTGTCACATGACGTTTGATAGAAAGACTATTTTGAAACGATTGTCAAAGAcaaatactattttaaaatattcataaagtCAGAGTCTAATTTGAGTGTGACTTGACAATGACTAATTTAATggtttactttttttcttctttctttccttttcctaCAACTCAGACtacattcaaaatttaatttcaaaactaCATGATCAATCTACTTTTTTTAAGGCAATCTACATATAACTATGCTCCTCTAAAGAAACATGCCGAAAATTTATTTGAGAACCACTTACTtagaaaaaacaattgaaaagtACCGCCAGTTCCTCTTTTAATTCGTGTTAATTTATTCTCATAAATTTAGTCAACAATTCGTTTTTTTAAGTAGTATAGACTCTGACGATGTAATtagcattaaaaaataaaacttcctTCATTAACTGTGGAATATGCATTGGTTATTCTACTGTTAATTTAGAAGTAAGACTCAAATTGATCCAAATagctaaattaaattaaagatcatgtttgtaccaaaaaaataaataattaaagaccaTGTTAACACCCCTAAAAAAAGGCATATCaagcaacaaatatttttttcgcATTTGATACCCAAGAGCGCTTAGATGAGATGAAACGGGTCTCTTCTAGCTTAACCAAGGTTCCAGGTTCGAATCCAGCTTTGGGCATGCAGTagcgttaaaactcttagggagaACTTGCCGCCTATTTGGGTTGCGCGCGGAGATAcctggtttaaaaaaaaaagaagttacaTGCATGATCAATTGCATTTAGTATATAACCATGCTCATAAATTCAATCCACGGTTCGtattcttttaagttttaagcAGTAATAGACATTGGACAGTGTGCGTAGCATTTAAACATTCCTTAATTAGTTCTGGAAAATGCATAGGTTATTCTAATGTTCTTTGCAAATTGCTTGTAacggttttgttttgtttaaaccATAGTataaacctaaaaataaatgCCATTATTGCTAATTCTACAATTTTCCTCCATCACTTCTGCTCTTACATTATATAAACAGTGGTTCTTTCTCTAAATTTCACTAAACAGCATTCTAGTTTAACACTTAGATTTAATCACCATTTCTAGAAATATTAGTTTTTCCTTGTTTCAAATATGAAACTCTTGTTTGTTCTTTATCTAATGTCTCTCTTTGTTTCACCAATCTCATGCTTTAGATTAGTAAATCGCAAACCACTTGCTCAAAAATCCTtcaatgttgttaattatgGTGCTAAGGGTGACAGCAACACTGATGAttcaaatgtatatttttattttagtttaatttttcttcatgtaattatatttattgatatatttcttattgtttctgaaatttaaaacaatttttaaacttttatgtAAAAAAGGCTTTCTTGAAAGCATGGCAAGAAGTATGTGGTTCAACTCAAGGTACTCCAACCCTTATTATACCGGGAGGCAAAAAGTTTATGTTGCAACCTTCGTCATTCCAAGGTCCTTGCAAATCCTCAACCGTTAAGGTTATGGTATGTTATAAATGAATTAACAATTTAGTTACACATGCATGACTAAAATACATTTTACGTATACATTTCTCCATTACTACTTTAATGggcaatttattttgtattaattaatattatggtTAGTAATAGTATTTGGTTTGGCAGATGATGGGAACTATCATTGCCCCACAAAGTAGTGGAAAATGGAAATGGGACAGTCGTGATGACGATGCATGGATCAGCTTCTCTCACATAAAAGGCCTTATTATCAGTGGTGAAGGAACATTTGATGGCCAAGGTGCTTCCTGGTGGAAAAATTATAATGACCATGGCAGGCCAACTGTAAGTTAATTCCATGCATGTCTTAAATGAAAACTAAAATGCTAACATATAGTTATGGCAAATGTACACAAACACACACTCCTGAGTTTTGGAATTAAAGtgtataaatttaatataacatGTTTATCTGCAGGCTCTTCAATTTCTTGGATGTGATAATCTAAAACTTGGTCCATTGAGACACATTGACAGCCCAAAAAATCATATAAGCATAGTCGATTGCAATGGCGCTTTAATCTCCCATCTTCATATAATTGCACCGGAGAATAGTCCCAACACCGATGGAATTGATATTTCAAGATCAACCAACATCATCATTGAACACTCAACCATCTCAACTGGTTcaattcttatatattaaaagtcaaaaattaattgattaaagGGGGCTTGCCATtaacattttcttatttataGGCGACGATTGCATTGCCATTAACAGTGGTTccaaattcattaacataactGCGATTAATTGTGGACCTGGTCATGGCATCAGGTTTGTGTTGTTGATATAATGgtttaattttgacattttgttaATATTCCATCAACATTATAGTGAAAGTCTAACATGTTTTTGATGTGTTGGTGACTATAATATAGTGTTGGAAGCCTTGGAAAAGACGGAAAATATGCTACTGTAGAAGAGGTGCATGTGTCACACAGCATCTTCACTGGAACGGAAAATGGAGCTAGAATCAAGACATGGACGGTATGAATTGATTCTAGttaattggataattaattaaattatttattatttattgcggtggtttaattataaattatattgctcttttgttgttgattgaattaGGCTGGAACTGGGTATGCGAGGAAGATAACATATGAAGATATTACACTTATTAAAGTAAATAACCCTATAATTATTGATCAACACTACGACGCTTTAGAAAGTGTAAGCGATAGTGTCCGTAAAGGAGTGAAAGTGAGTGATGTTACTTTTCGTGGCTTTCGGGGAACTGCAAATGAGAAGGATGCAATTGAACTGAATTGTGCTCGTATTGGTTGCACCAACATTGtacttgaaaatataaacatagCTGGTCTTGGTGGAGAGAAGCCATCTGCATCGTGCAATAATGTACAAGGGTCATGCTCTTCTTGCAATCCAAATGTCCCGTGTTTTCATTAAGTTTTGCTTTCTTAGGAAACTATCAAAATACCATGTTTTTGCTTGATAGTTGTCAACATTAATTAGGATAAGAAATAGGATGTGtttgtttcatgtttttctTGATACGTAAGGTCGAGACTATATTAGGATCAAAATAGGATGCATTCATATTCTCTCAAGAAAATTGTATTCCTATGTTACAAGTTTATTAGATTTTATTCAGATttatgagaaagaaaaacattCCCAAAAAATTTATGACAATCAATTTTTACATGAAGGTGATAATATATTCTTGTGTAACAAATGTTTAGCCTCCCCATTATAATGGTTCTTGAGAATATTTAAGTATTAACCAaacatgtttttgttaaatGCATAGGAATAAAACTCTTCTCTTTATATTCTCAGAAACGGTATTcctgaaaataaatttagtaaATTTGAAGCAAACGTACCCATAGGACaaagtttttataatttttttttaataaaataatattaagataTAAGACAAGTTATTGTGCACTTTTATGTAAAACTTCTTAcatcaataaatttattttttgaagctATTGTCAAGTGTATGATATCTCCTTCTTTTTTATATGAGTAAAAGTGGGGGAAAAATAAGATGAAggaaaaagtaaaaatgaagTTGGATAAATAAAGAACGTGAGAGAgaacaaaaagataaatacatttttttaattaaaaaaaagtgaaaagaaaatGTGAGAGAAACGATGGTGGAACAAAAGAAAAGGACGAGAGAAGAaggtttgcaaaaaaaaaaaaaaaaacaagatgaaggagagaagagagcaTAATACATGAATGAGAAAAAATAAACGGGGTGAGATGTAATAATTTATGTGGTTGCCATGTGAGAAAATTGATAGTTAGACTAATGCATGTTTGTTTAGCTCCCCTATTATGTTAATGCATaaatttagggtgtgtttggctttgaaaatgtaaattttagCCTATGGTAACCGGTAATACGCATTGATAACCGATTAAACACTCCTGCAAAATCCAAAAaccacacaattttttttttagcttaaatGCAGTCCCCTCAATTTAAAAACTCGGAATTTCACCCCcctcaattttatatttttcaagattttacCCCCTTAATCAAATTTGAACTCATTTATGCTTATGTGGCGGTACTGATgtggattttaaaatattatcttattatccacctaattaattatttaaattacaaatttttcaataatttaaaaaataccataaaatgcaaatatatttttttttttgaaaaaaagcaTGAATTCTAAAACCAAAACACAACAGCAAACAGAAGTGCAGCAACACTACAACCTCCAAACagccacaacaacaacacaccCAAGACCCTAACAGCTATTTAAAAACAACACCAAAAAACAGTCGAGGAGAGAACATAACGGGAAAAAATAGATCAGAACACCCAAAGCACCAACCCAACAACAAAGGCACAACCAAGCCTGTTGCACACCTCCAAATTTTCATGTTAAATCCTCAATAAAATAACcgacttgaaagcaacaaaaacaTGAACCCAGATAACCAAGGCACAACCCCAAAACTCATGAAACATGAAAGCAACaacataataacaaaaaataagagaaagtcATGCCTAAAATTCGTCATTGAATTTGAACTAAGAATCGCGACCTTGCCATTCTCTATTTTcagagttttaaaataggggggcaAAATTCAGTTTGAGTCAAAATAGGGGGTAAAACTGcatttaagcatttttttttttaatgtggtAACTGGTTCACCATCCAGTGCAACCGGTTACTAGTTGGTAAAATTGGTTAAGACGTGAAAATTTTACATGGTGACCGGTAACATCCCTCGGTGCAAACGGTTACAATTGCCAAAAACATTGAAACCTCTTCTGTAAAGTGTGTAATTGGTCACATATAATGTGGCAACGTTACCAcgttttcctttttaaaaaagaggAATGATAAGTAGACACATAATTTTAAACACAAATACAACACCATGGAcaaaatagtaattttggtgTGAACTAGAGGGGGCAATCGGTAATTCTACTTCCCTTTTCCAAGcctttctccttcttctcttcCCGACAACCTTTTCCTCTATCAGTCACAACCATCGCCGTTACAGCACCCCTAACCACCGTCCTTCTCATCTTCTCAACTGTTGTCCTCACAACCGTACCCTCCATCGTCAACCACCATCACTCTGTTCGGATCTGTTCACCCTCACACCAACCTTTTCTCCCTCACACCGTCGACGACCCGTTCACCTCACGACAACCATGTCGATTACGACCTTCCCTGCAATATCGGATCTCAGACGACGGGAAACCATCGAATCTGAGACGACCGGAGGGAGAGACCGGAACTCTAGTCATCGCCGGAACATCTCAATTGGGCCACCATTGCATCTAACTTGGTATGAATGGAAAAAAATGTTGAAGCATTAAGACAGTTGAAGCATGGAAGGAACAAAAAAAAGGGTCTGTATAGTATGGAAGGAGAGGGTGGTTACGGGCAAGATGGAGAgaggaaaaaagaaataaaaaataagtattagGTAATAGTAGAATACATGTATGGTGTCGTATATGTGTCACATTTTTTGTGTCCATTTATCATTTCTGTTTAAAAAATGCCAAACTGCTCTAAATAACATTGCGTTAATACGAGAGTATGATTTGATATTTGTTAGAATATTAAGTGGGATATGATAATGATTTGCATAGATTCCCTTAGTACCTTGATATGATTAAAACTTGAATAGATATGTTTATTAAGCATGTTAGAACATACTTAGATAGaattatatacaaaaaattatataatcagaTAAGTTATTGCTCAACAAGCTCCATATTATTCGAGATGGATTTTCTGGAAGGAAAACTTTCACGACGACAAGAGGAGTACTGACTCTAACCTGATTAATAAGAATTTTAGTCGGACAGCCAGTGAGATGTTTCAGGACTACTCCACCTGGCCATTTTGTAAAATCAACTcagattaattgttttttacacgctaacttaataataattaaatgaatataatgaaatgaCAGAACATGTAACCTAGGCCGATTACAGACAATTAGCGATCCTAGATTCTCCCAAATCACTATCATCTTAAGATAGGATGAACTCACTGAGACATTATGTCTCATCTcaatccttttatttcttttcagaTATTTAGGTGTTTCGTGAAAAGGGTAAGTGGAAGGAAGTCGTTTGACTTATTATACAGATgtcttatattattattattattattattagtcataaaagttatcaattgtttctattttttgaatCCTTAATAAGTGCCCTTAGGatacttgttaacaagacccataaaTAAATGGTCTTGTTAGCGAATGCCTCCGGAACACTTTTTAAGCATTCCATAAGAAGAAATTATTCCAtataaaagtcaaatatttcaatttctgatgcattgattacataaaaaagtcaaatatagtAAGTTTTgtttattgagatttttttgGGCGGTGGTCGGGATTCGAGCGCTTACTTGCATCTGTTATTACAGAAAGGGCATCAGACATTGCATATATTTTGCAttatccttaccaactgagttaagtttacAGGAACGTTTATTAAGATTTTACGTAAATCATAAGTTTTTTCATTTGATtgtatgtttaaaaaaataatttttattaagatAAATTAGTCATAACTACCACTTTTTCAGAAATCTATTTGCAATtccttgtcaaaaataaaatttgatattaatTCTTCTTTTGACTAGGGACATTGGGCCTTTGTAAAattcaccaaaacaaaaaattgagtctttgtaaattcttttttttttagaaacaaataattggtcaaattttgtaaaaaaataaaaaaataattggtcaAATACCTAAAAGTCAAAAGTTGAATATT
It encodes:
- the LOC11444164 gene encoding probable polygalacturonase At3g15720 produces the protein MSLFVSPISCFRLVNRKPLAQKSFNVVNYGAKGDSNTDDSNAFLKAWQEVCGSTQGTPTLIIPGGKKFMLQPSSFQGPCKSSTVKVMMMGTIIAPQSSGKWKWDSRDDDAWISFSHIKGLIISGEGTFDGQGASWWKNYNDHGRPTALQFLGCDNLKLGPLRHIDSPKNHISIVDCNGALISHLHIIAPENSPNTDGIDISRSTNIIIEHSTISTGDDCIAINSGSKFINITAINCGPGHGISVGSLGKDGKYATVEEVHVSHSIFTGTENGARIKTWTAGTGYARKITYEDITLIKVNNPIIIDQHYDALESVSDSVRKGVKVSDVTFRGFRGTANEKDAIELNCARIGCTNIVLENINIAGLGGEKPSASCNNVQGSCSSCNPNVPCFH